One window of Oscillospiraceae bacterium genomic DNA carries:
- the dapB gene encoding 4-hydroxy-tetrahydrodipicolinate reductase: MLNILLSGCNGRMGQAVSRVVSVRDNAHIAAGVDVTAAQGSDYPVYANLSDFDGVIDVVIDFSHVDNVDKVLAYCLERKLPVVLAVTGYDEAALKKIHEAAQSIPVFQSANMSLGANLLMDLAEKAAAVLGGQFDVEIVERHHRNKLDSPSGTALSIYNSIAKALPYQPHPQYDRSQTRQTRPHNEIGLHAVRGGTIVGDHDVVFAGHDEVIEIRHSAASREIFAVGAVSAANFIAEKPPGLYGMGHLIND; encoded by the coding sequence ATGTTGAATATTCTATTATCAGGTTGCAACGGACGCATGGGACAAGCCGTGAGTCGCGTTGTTTCTGTGCGTGACAATGCCCATATTGCGGCGGGTGTCGATGTTACTGCAGCACAAGGCAGCGATTATCCCGTATACGCCAATTTATCCGATTTTGACGGTGTAATCGATGTCGTCATTGATTTTTCGCACGTTGATAATGTGGACAAAGTGCTGGCATATTGCTTGGAACGCAAGTTACCTGTTGTGCTTGCCGTGACAGGTTATGACGAAGCAGCATTGAAGAAAATTCACGAGGCCGCGCAGTCAATTCCGGTATTTCAGTCGGCAAATATGTCGTTGGGCGCGAATTTATTGATGGATTTGGCTGAGAAAGCGGCCGCTGTACTGGGCGGACAATTTGACGTAGAGATTGTCGAGCGTCATCACCGCAACAAGCTGGACTCGCCCAGCGGCACAGCATTGAGCATTTATAACAGCATCGCCAAAGCCCTTCCCTACCAACCGCACCCGCAGTACGACCGCTCGCAAACACGCCAAACCCGACCGCACAATGAAATCGGCCTGCACGCAGTCCGCGGCGGCACAATTGTCGGCGATCATGATGTGGTTTTCGCCGGGCATGATGAGGTCATCGAAATCCGCCACAGCGCGGCAAGCCGTGAGATTTTCGCAGTAGGGGCGGTAAGCGCAGCGAATTTCATTGCAGAGAAACCGCCGGGGCTATATGGCATGGGACATCTAATTAACGATTGA
- a CDS encoding NUDIX hydrolase, with translation MIFYNARAIIIKNENDNEMVLVQRCFRTGIPKHFEFPGGCNEWGESIIDTLKREVMEEVGLTVTKIYGVEHHSDTNDVETFMPYSVYFGKQGWTFKSGELEGERGKSVGVHFKCEAIGTPLENGDKTVDIQWVTPKELRALLDEPNMFGAIDRGAAELYCLERGV, from the coding sequence ATGATTTTCTATAACGCAAGAGCCATTATAATCAAAAACGAAAATGACAATGAAATGGTTTTAGTCCAACGATGTTTCAGAACAGGTATTCCAAAGCACTTTGAGTTTCCTGGAGGTTGTAACGAATGGGGTGAATCCATCATAGACACGTTGAAGCGTGAAGTGATGGAAGAAGTAGGGTTGACGGTGACAAAAATCTACGGGGTAGAACATCATAGCGATACAAACGATGTAGAAACATTTATGCCATATTCGGTTTATTTCGGAAAACAAGGTTGGACTTTTAAGTCTGGTGAGCTTGAAGGAGAGCGTGGAAAATCGGTAGGGGTGCATTTTAAGTGCGAAGCGATTGGCACTCCGCTTGAAAACGGTGATAAAACAGTAGACATTCAATGGGTGACGCCAAAAGAACTGAGAGCGTTGCTTGACGAGCCGAATATGTTTGGGGCAATTGACAGGGGTGCGGCAGAGTTATATTGCTTGGAGCGCGGAGTATAA
- a CDS encoding peptidoglycan-binding protein, which yields MPTIFVHNTNNNIIERLWRGLNDPMPYSMGRTLSVREFRANSCSNFIWTTRQTMEAWNNLRAAFNTPIRVGAAFRRIWEGRHAAQSQHYAGTALDIGQGMTQAQRNRIHALAMQSRAWGHVDPLWQTPTWVHVDRRFGVPACAGGAGYPTVRQGSRGVYVLVLQDALTTLGFTGSALDGVFGPRTDGMVREFQRQFGLVADGIVGCNTWRAVTMRTVGIGQRATTLHRC from the coding sequence ATGCCAACCATTTTTGTACACAACACAAACAATAATATTATCGAACGACTTTGGCGCGGGCTGAACGATCCGATGCCATATAGCATGGGGCGTACGCTGTCGGTGCGTGAATTCCGCGCCAACAGTTGCTCTAATTTTATTTGGACAACGCGGCAGACAATGGAAGCTTGGAATAATTTGCGCGCGGCGTTTAACACGCCCATTCGTGTTGGGGCGGCGTTTCGGCGCATTTGGGAGGGGCGGCATGCTGCGCAGTCGCAGCATTACGCGGGCACAGCCCTTGATATCGGGCAAGGTATGACGCAAGCGCAACGCAATCGTATTCATGCGCTGGCCATGCAGTCGCGGGCATGGGGTCACGTTGACCCATTGTGGCAAACGCCGACATGGGTGCACGTTGACAGGCGGTTCGGCGTGCCGGCATGCGCGGGCGGCGCGGGTTATCCGACAGTACGGCAAGGCAGCCGCGGCGTGTATGTTCTTGTCTTGCAAGATGCTTTAACGACGTTGGGTTTTACCGGCAGTGCCTTAGATGGTGTCTTTGGACCGCGTACCGACGGTATGGTACGGGAATTTCAGCGGCAATTTGGGCTGGTTGCCGACGGTATTGTGGGCTGCAACACTTGGCGGGCGGTGACAATGCGGACTGTGGGCATTGGACAAAGGGCGACGACGTTGCATCGGTGTTAA
- a CDS encoding class I SAM-dependent methyltransferase, which translates to MTSPLAMLCILRYTCYMELYDILAEHYDELMSHFDYAAWSDVFVHLTAGHEITSVVDLACGTGALTAELVRRGYDTIGVDANADMLSRAYERELDTLWLMQPLEELDLYGTVDAAVCCLDGFNHFPDLRAVEQALSRVKLFLNPQGILLFDMLAPQHFDNIDGQAFINQNQDCFTAWECRIDGAHCHYDFTVFKRLGEQWRKFNCTHRQLMIAPNDIEKMLQQLGFTVLWHDFQGGGPKRMFCLAKLP; encoded by the coding sequence ATGACTTCACCCCTTGCCATGTTATGCATTTTGCGCTATACTTGTTACATGGAATTATACGATATTTTAGCTGAGCATTACGATGAACTTATGTCCCACTTCGATTACGCGGCGTGGAGCGATGTTTTTGTGCATTTGACTGCCGGACACGAGATAACATCAGTCGTGGATTTGGCGTGTGGTACGGGCGCGTTGACGGCAGAACTTGTCCGGCGCGGATACGACACCATCGGTGTAGATGCCAATGCCGATATGTTGTCACGTGCCTACGAGCGCGAGTTGGACACATTATGGCTCATGCAGCCGCTTGAAGAACTCGACTTATACGGCACCGTCGATGCCGCCGTTTGCTGTTTGGACGGTTTTAATCATTTTCCTGATTTGCGAGCTGTCGAGCAAGCACTGTCACGCGTAAAATTATTTCTTAACCCGCAGGGCATACTTCTTTTTGATATGCTTGCCCCACAGCACTTTGACAACATTGACGGACAGGCGTTTATCAACCAAAACCAAGATTGTTTCACGGCGTGGGAGTGCCGCATTGACGGCGCACATTGCCATTACGATTTTACGGTATTCAAACGTTTGGGAGAGCAGTGGCGCAAATTTAACTGTACACACCGGCAATTGATGATTGCCCCGAATGACATTGAAAAAATGTTGCAGCAGTTGGGTTTCACTGTGTTGTGGCATGACTTTCAGGGTGGCGGCCCCAAGCGAATGTTTTGTTTGGCAAAATTACCGTAA
- a CDS encoding M28 family metallopeptidase: MHDLYTLAETFFNQFPTRFRRKAKQAFLVHCGEEFRKFGYGNADIVIQKNKGLGGENFIVWPPERTDAEIFITAHYDTPPRSGFFVLAAPLVGQAWSMAIMPIIGLISGFPLALLLNLFFSQVLGLSGLLSFLLLNVVLAIPTIVCLNLANKHNHNDNGSGLLGVFHIAAQVARDPKLKSKVAFVLFDNEEWGLFGARAFAKCRYKQNCSANAPVINLDCIGNGDTVLLTAKTKHNIWQALGIHLQDQGFNVTQKKSFLTFPSDHLCFPRGVMLAFARKSKFGSLYLPRIHSGRDTVCDIDTVARLGDAVVEYMGTLP, encoded by the coding sequence ATGCACGATTTATATACTTTGGCAGAGACTTTTTTTAACCAATTCCCCACTCGATTTCGACGCAAGGCAAAACAAGCATTCTTAGTGCATTGCGGCGAAGAATTCCGAAAATTTGGCTATGGTAATGCCGATATTGTCATCCAAAAGAACAAAGGCTTGGGCGGCGAAAACTTCATCGTTTGGCCGCCGGAGCGCACCGATGCCGAAATTTTCATTACCGCTCATTACGACACGCCGCCGCGTAGCGGTTTTTTTGTCTTAGCAGCCCCACTCGTAGGGCAGGCTTGGAGCATGGCCATTATGCCGATTATCGGCCTGATTTCCGGCTTTCCTCTTGCGCTACTGCTCAACCTCTTTTTTTCCCAAGTGCTGGGGCTGTCCGGCCTGCTCTCATTTCTTCTCCTCAACGTTGTGTTAGCTATTCCGACCATAGTGTGTCTCAACCTGGCAAACAAGCATAATCACAACGACAACGGCAGCGGCCTGCTGGGCGTTTTCCACATTGCGGCGCAGGTGGCACGTGACCCTAAACTCAAAAGCAAAGTCGCTTTTGTGCTGTTCGACAACGAAGAATGGGGCCTGTTCGGTGCGCGTGCTTTTGCCAAATGTCGGTACAAGCAAAATTGCTCCGCCAACGCGCCCGTTATCAACCTCGACTGCATTGGCAACGGTGATACAGTCTTGCTTACCGCCAAAACGAAACATAACATCTGGCAGGCGCTCGGCATACACTTGCAAGACCAAGGCTTCAACGTCACACAAAAGAAGAGTTTTCTCACCTTTCCTAGCGACCATTTATGCTTCCCGCGCGGGGTCATGTTAGCGTTTGCCAGGAAATCAAAATTTGGATCCTTGTATTTGCCACGTATTCACAGCGGGCGTGATACTGTTTGCGACATTGATACTGTGGCACGGTTGGGTGACGCGGTAGTTGAGTATATGGGCACACTGCCGTAG
- a CDS encoding arsenate reductase ArsC, with amino-acid sequence MKKVGFICVHNSCRSQMAEALGKHLASDVFESYSAGTYKKDNINPDAVRLVKQEYGIDMASTQRPKLLADIPSLDVVITMGCNVDCPLLPCKHREDWGLDDPTGQSDAVFLETMAEIVRRVEDLARRIAGGEA; translated from the coding sequence ATGAAAAAAGTAGGTTTTATCTGCGTTCACAACTCTTGCCGCAGCCAAATGGCCGAGGCGCTGGGTAAACATTTGGCGAGTGACGTGTTTGAAAGCTACAGCGCAGGCACGTACAAAAAGGATAACATCAATCCCGATGCCGTGCGGCTTGTTAAGCAGGAATACGGCATTGATATGGCGTCAACACAACGCCCGAAATTACTGGCCGACATTCCCTCGCTCGATGTGGTGATTACGATGGGCTGTAATGTCGATTGTCCGCTGTTGCCTTGTAAACATCGTGAAGATTGGGGACTGGACGATCCCACAGGGCAGAGTGACGCGGTGTTTTTGGAAACGATGGCGGAGATTGTGCGGCGGGTGGAAGATTTGGCACGGCGGATCGCCGGTGGAGAAGCGTGA
- a CDS encoding aquaporin: MNQRTTRTELTAEFLGSMSLVMAAVASMIFFVYVLDSHKSIALLANAIAVAFVLMALIEMFSAISGAHFNPVVTIIMTLDKRIGAKKAVFFILAQMAGGLAGTAVTHLMFWDEVGVVFAVSQNVRSHAYFGEVIGTFILILAILMLIKAKSTHIPMMVAFLVGGQLIATSSTMFANPQVTIARMLTATTSGIRPTDALVFIAMQVIGAVLAYAVYQFAFAKEKES; the protein is encoded by the coding sequence ATGAACCAACGCACGACACGTACCGAGCTGACAGCCGAATTTTTAGGCTCAATGTCTTTGGTCATGGCGGCGGTGGCGTCCATGATTTTCTTTGTTTATGTGCTGGACAGTCACAAGAGCATCGCGCTTCTCGCCAATGCCATTGCTGTTGCCTTTGTGTTGATGGCACTTATTGAAATGTTTAGTGCGATTTCCGGCGCACACTTTAACCCGGTTGTGACAATCATTATGACATTGGACAAGCGGATTGGCGCGAAGAAAGCCGTTTTCTTTATTTTGGCTCAAATGGCGGGCGGCCTAGCTGGCACAGCCGTGACGCACTTGATGTTTTGGGATGAAGTTGGTGTTGTCTTTGCCGTTTCGCAAAATGTGCGTAGTCACGCATATTTTGGAGAAGTCATCGGCACATTTATTTTAATTCTCGCGATTTTAATGTTGATCAAAGCGAAATCGACGCATATCCCCATGATGGTTGCTTTTTTGGTTGGCGGACAGTTGATAGCGACATCTTCGACTATGTTTGCCAATCCGCAAGTCACCATTGCGCGGATGTTGACCGCAACAACTTCGGGGATAAGGCCGACAGACGCGCTTGTCTTTATTGCCATGCAAGTCATTGGTGCGGTACTGGCATATGCGGTATATCAGTTTGCGTTTGCCAAAGAAAAGGAGAGTTGA
- the argF gene encoding ornithine carbamoyltransferase, which produces MKHLLKLLDITPAEIETILNLGDQMKYNHKHGLPHKTLQGKTLGMIFTKSSTRTRVSFEAGMFHLGGHALFLSGNELQLGRGEPIEHTAQVLSRYVDGIMIRTYKHNDVEELAQHASVPVINGLTDVWHPCQVLADLMTIRERLHTLDKLKICFIGDGADNVCNSLIVGALKCNMEVAVASPKNYKPHPLVMDFVQDNSKFMLTESPKEAADGADVVVTDVWTSMGQEDEAALRRRAFADYQVNAKLMQYAKPNALVLHCLPAHCGEEIDQETFDAHASEIYDEAENRMHVQKAVMTLLMGEQ; this is translated from the coding sequence ATGAAACACTTATTGAAACTACTCGACATTACCCCCGCCGAGATTGAGACAATTCTCAATCTCGGTGATCAGATGAAATACAATCACAAGCACGGATTGCCACACAAAACACTGCAGGGCAAGACATTGGGGATGATTTTCACCAAGTCATCGACGCGCACGCGGGTGTCGTTTGAAGCGGGCATGTTCCATCTGGGCGGTCACGCCTTGTTTCTGAGCGGCAATGAGTTGCAGCTTGGGCGCGGCGAGCCGATTGAGCATACGGCGCAGGTATTGAGTCGTTACGTTGACGGCATTATGATTCGTACGTATAAGCACAATGATGTGGAAGAGTTGGCACAGCATGCGTCTGTTCCTGTGATCAACGGGCTAACCGATGTGTGGCATCCCTGTCAAGTGCTGGCCGATTTGATGACCATTCGCGAGCGGCTGCATACGTTGGATAAACTGAAAATTTGCTTCATTGGTGATGGTGCCGATAACGTTTGCAATTCGCTAATTGTCGGCGCATTGAAGTGCAATATGGAGGTAGCGGTGGCGTCACCTAAGAATTATAAGCCGCACCCGTTAGTGATGGATTTTGTGCAAGATAACTCTAAATTTATGCTGACCGAAAGCCCAAAAGAAGCGGCAGACGGTGCTGATGTTGTGGTCACAGATGTATGGACGAGCATGGGACAGGAAGATGAGGCGGCATTACGGCGGCGAGCGTTTGCCGACTATCAAGTTAATGCAAAATTAATGCAATATGCCAAGCCGAATGCGTTGGTGTTGCACTGCTTGCCCGCGCATTGCGGCGAGGAGATTGACCAAGAGACGTTTGACGCGCATGCGAGCGAGATTTATGACGAGGCAGAGAACCGTATGCACGTGCAGAAGGCTGTTATGACGTTGCTGATGGGGGAGCAATAG
- a CDS encoding aspartate aminotransferase family protein, which translates to MSHLMNNYGGRFDVTFVKGEGSRLYDSNGKDYIDFASGIAVSSVGHAHPKWAQAVSQQAATLAHVSNLYGTLPAAKLAEKLTAISGMDKAFFCNSGAEANEAAIKLARKYSHDKYGAGRHVIVTLENSFHGRTMAALSATGQPKFHQHFMPFVEGFVHIPANDMQALEGLQDNACAILVEPIQGEGGILPLQPEYWKTLRQLCDKNDWLLIADEVQCGIGRTGEWFACQALGAMPDVITFAKGVAGGLPLGGILANEKCSDVLSPGTHGTTFGGNPICAVAALATLEIIEAELPNIPEKAQILRKALISMPFAGKLHGTGLMIGMTIGSDVRKLVENCLKNGVVTLTSGTDQLRLLPPLTIRQDELTQGIERLQKGWKIL; encoded by the coding sequence ATGTCACATTTAATGAACAACTACGGCGGACGTTTTGATGTCACGTTCGTCAAAGGGGAAGGCTCGCGACTGTACGACAGCAACGGCAAAGACTACATTGACTTTGCGTCCGGCATTGCCGTCAGCTCTGTTGGCCACGCACATCCGAAGTGGGCACAAGCTGTTAGTCAACAAGCCGCAACGCTGGCGCACGTCAGCAATTTGTACGGCACACTTCCGGCGGCCAAACTGGCCGAGAAGTTGACGGCCATCTCCGGCATGGACAAAGCTTTTTTTTGCAATTCGGGCGCAGAGGCGAATGAGGCAGCCATTAAGTTGGCGCGAAAGTATTCGCACGATAAGTACGGCGCAGGACGACATGTGATTGTTACGTTAGAAAACTCTTTCCATGGGCGCACGATGGCGGCATTGTCGGCAACGGGGCAGCCGAAATTTCATCAACATTTTATGCCGTTTGTTGAGGGTTTTGTACATATTCCCGCCAACGATATGCAAGCATTGGAAGGGTTGCAAGACAATGCATGCGCCATTTTAGTCGAGCCAATCCAAGGTGAAGGTGGTATTTTGCCGTTGCAGCCGGAATACTGGAAAACATTGCGCCAATTGTGCGACAAAAACGATTGGTTGCTGATTGCCGATGAGGTGCAATGCGGCATCGGGCGAACGGGTGAGTGGTTTGCTTGTCAAGCTTTGGGTGCAATGCCGGACGTAATTACATTTGCCAAAGGTGTGGCGGGCGGGTTGCCGCTGGGCGGCATTTTGGCCAATGAAAAATGTAGTGATGTATTGTCGCCCGGCACGCACGGCACAACGTTTGGTGGCAATCCTATTTGTGCGGTGGCGGCGTTGGCGACATTAGAGATTATTGAGGCAGAATTGCCGAATATTCCGGAAAAGGCGCAAATATTACGAAAAGCATTGATAAGTATGCCATTCGCCGGAAAGTTGCATGGCACTGGGCTTATGATTGGCATGACTATCGGATCTGACGTGCGAAAATTGGTCGAAAATTGCCTGAAAAACGGCGTAGTGACCTTGACGAGCGGAACTGACCAGTTGCGATTGTTGCCGCCATTGACAATTAGGCAAGATGAATTGACACAAGGCATAGAAAGATTACAGAAAGGCTGGAAAATACTATGA
- the argB gene encoding acetylglutamate kinase, whose product MTEQENLRRAEIISEALPYIQEYKDDIIVIKYGGAAMASEVLKRNVISDIVLLQLVGIKVVLVHGGGPEINEHLKKIGKEPKFVNGLRYTDRETMDVVQMVLCGKIGKELAALIAGRGGQALSLSGLDGGMMMAKQLNAELGFVGELNNIDAQPVLDAIDKGYIPVISTVAGGENGESYNINADIAASRLAIALKAKKLMLLTDVRGLLRDPNDSGSLMPVVPLHEVPLLVKEGVISGGMKPKVDCCVQAVREGVSRTHILDGRMPHAILVELLSDSGVGTMIL is encoded by the coding sequence ATGACAGAACAAGAAAATCTACGCAGGGCCGAAATTATTAGCGAAGCCCTGCCGTACATTCAGGAATACAAGGACGATATTATCGTCATCAAGTATGGCGGCGCGGCGATGGCGAGCGAGGTATTGAAACGCAATGTTATCAGTGACATTGTGTTGCTGCAACTTGTGGGCATTAAAGTCGTGTTGGTCCATGGCGGCGGGCCGGAAATCAACGAGCATCTCAAAAAAATTGGGAAAGAGCCGAAGTTTGTCAACGGATTGCGTTACACTGACCGGGAAACGATGGATGTTGTGCAAATGGTGCTATGCGGTAAGATTGGCAAGGAGTTGGCGGCATTAATTGCCGGACGTGGCGGGCAGGCGTTGAGTCTGTCGGGCTTAGACGGCGGTATGATGATGGCGAAACAGCTTAACGCCGAACTAGGTTTCGTCGGCGAACTAAATAACATTGATGCACAACCTGTGCTGGATGCAATTGACAAAGGCTATATCCCTGTTATATCAACAGTTGCAGGTGGCGAAAACGGCGAAAGCTATAATATCAACGCCGATATTGCCGCCTCGCGGCTTGCCATTGCGCTCAAAGCCAAGAAGTTAATGCTGCTCACCGATGTGCGCGGTCTCCTGCGCGACCCAAATGACTCGGGCAGCTTAATGCCCGTCGTGCCGTTGCACGAAGTGCCGTTACTAGTTAAGGAGGGCGTGATTTCGGGCGGTATGAAGCCAAAAGTTGATTGTTGCGTGCAAGCCGTGCGCGAGGGCGTAAGCCGTACGCATATTTTGGACGGACGGATGCCGCACGCGATTTTGGTGGAGTTGTTGAGCGATAGCGGCGTTGGGACGATGATTCTGTAG
- the argJ gene encoding bifunctional ornithine acetyltransferase/N-acetylglutamate synthase has product MNFINGGITAVTGFQTAGIHAGIYKDSSKLDLALIVSDTPCVAAATYTQNVVKADPVKLTQKNLANGTARAIVVNSGNANACAPDGMMNATMVCQMTAEVLGIAPEDIAVASTGVIGQRLPVEKIVAALSPLAEKLSPYGSIDAAQAIMTTDTIPKQNAVIVSIGGKRVTIGAIAKGVGMMKPNMATMLAFIATDCAISRKMLQNALRHVVDRTFNCVSVDGDTSTNDMVILLSNGRADNACIESENEDYARFVEALQALCRKLARMMAADGEGATKLITAKVGGAANEHDALTLAKSVVDSSLVKAAIFGSDANWGRVLCAMGYAGVHFDQNGVEVAFSDDIQTIVVCQNGKGLNFDEELARKILEHDDIDIDIQLNEGAAYGEAYGCDLTYEYVKINGEYRS; this is encoded by the coding sequence ATGAATTTCATCAATGGTGGGATCACTGCTGTCACAGGCTTTCAAACTGCTGGTATTCATGCCGGAATCTATAAAGACTCGAGCAAACTCGACCTTGCACTGATTGTGTCCGACACGCCATGTGTTGCTGCGGCAACGTACACACAAAACGTTGTCAAGGCCGACCCTGTTAAGCTTACCCAAAAGAATCTTGCCAACGGCACAGCACGTGCGATTGTTGTCAATAGCGGCAATGCCAACGCCTGTGCACCCGATGGCATGATGAATGCCACCATGGTCTGCCAAATGACCGCCGAAGTGCTGGGCATTGCACCGGAGGACATTGCGGTAGCGTCGACAGGCGTCATTGGCCAGCGATTGCCGGTTGAAAAAATTGTGGCAGCACTGTCGCCATTGGCGGAAAAATTATCGCCCTACGGCAGCATTGACGCGGCACAGGCCATTATGACGACCGACACAATTCCCAAGCAAAACGCTGTGATCGTGAGTATTGGTGGCAAAAGAGTCACCATCGGCGCGATTGCCAAGGGTGTAGGCATGATGAAACCCAACATGGCGACAATGCTGGCATTTATTGCCACCGATTGCGCCATATCACGGAAAATGCTGCAAAATGCTTTGCGTCATGTGGTGGATAGGACATTTAACTGTGTCAGCGTTGACGGCGACACGTCGACCAATGATATGGTGATACTGCTATCAAATGGCCGCGCCGACAACGCGTGTATTGAAAGCGAAAACGAGGATTACGCGCGGTTTGTCGAAGCCCTGCAAGCCCTGTGCCGCAAGCTGGCGCGCATGATGGCGGCCGATGGGGAGGGTGCGACAAAGCTTATTACGGCAAAGGTAGGCGGCGCGGCGAACGAGCATGATGCTTTGACATTGGCAAAGAGTGTGGTGGATTCATCGTTGGTCAAGGCAGCTATCTTCGGTAGTGATGCCAACTGGGGGCGTGTGTTGTGTGCTATGGGCTACGCGGGCGTGCATTTCGACCAAAATGGCGTGGAAGTTGCTTTTTCAGATGATATACAGACAATCGTTGTGTGTCAAAATGGGAAAGGTTTGAATTTTGATGAGGAGTTGGCACGGAAAATCCTCGAACACGATGACATTGATATTGACATCCAACTCAACGAAGGTGCGGCCTACGGCGAGGCGTATGGGTGCGATTTGACCTATGAGTATGTCAAAATAAATGGGGAGTATAGGAGTTAG
- the argC gene encoding N-acetyl-gamma-glutamyl-phosphate reductase, whose product MKIFIDGREGTTGLQIQQRLEALQGELSTFAELPQATSRNVRSMELIILDEDKRKDVNARREALQAADVAFLCLPDVAAREAVALAENSELLIIDASTAHRTTPGWAYGLPELSPAHREAVLTSNRIAVPGCHASGFCALIYPLIANGILDKNAALQCVSITGYTGGGKAMIAEYENNRATNDKLKAPRPYALELQHKHLPEIQAVCGLNAPPWFMPVLGDFPQGLLVTVPLTPAQMTKSMALNDVRNFYEKYYELESIIDVFPVSHGDDGGQLDPTIMAGNDGMEILTYGNDQHMMLAARLDNLGKGASGAAVQILKMRMGL is encoded by the coding sequence ATGAAAATTTTTATAGACGGCCGCGAAGGCACAACCGGCTTACAAATTCAACAACGGCTCGAAGCCTTGCAAGGCGAACTGTCGACTTTCGCAGAGTTGCCGCAGGCAACGTCGCGGAACGTCAGAAGTATGGAGTTGATTATCTTAGACGAAGACAAACGCAAAGACGTCAACGCGCGGCGCGAGGCATTGCAAGCGGCGGATGTGGCGTTTCTGTGTTTGCCTGATGTAGCGGCGCGGGAGGCTGTGGCGTTGGCAGAAAATTCCGAACTACTTATCATAGACGCCTCAACGGCACATCGTACAACGCCGGGGTGGGCGTATGGACTTCCCGAACTTTCACCGGCGCACCGTGAAGCCGTGCTGACAAGCAACCGCATTGCTGTGCCGGGGTGCCATGCCAGTGGGTTTTGCGCCTTGATTTATCCGCTGATTGCAAACGGGATTTTGGATAAAAATGCTGCGTTGCAATGTGTTTCGATCACCGGATACACCGGCGGCGGCAAGGCAATGATTGCCGAGTATGAGAATAATCGAGCCACCAATGACAAGCTAAAAGCACCGCGTCCATATGCGCTGGAGTTACAACACAAACATTTGCCGGAAATACAAGCCGTGTGCGGACTCAACGCACCGCCATGGTTTATGCCCGTGTTGGGCGATTTTCCGCAAGGCTTGCTTGTTACCGTGCCACTTACACCTGCACAAATGACAAAGTCGATGGCACTGAACGATGTTCGCAATTTTTACGAAAAATATTACGAATTGGAATCAATTATTGACGTATTTCCTGTCAGTCACGGCGATGATGGCGGACAGCTCGACCCAACTATTATGGCAGGCAATGACGGCATGGAGATTTTGACGTACGGCAATGACCAACACATGATGCTGGCCGCGCGGCTGGATAATCTCGGCAAAGGCGCATCGGGCGCGGCGGTGCAGATTTTGAAAATGAGGATGGGTTTATGA